A window of Exiguobacterium sp. FSL W8-0210 genomic DNA:
CACCGACAATCATCGAATCAAGTCCACTTGTCACGCGGAACAGATGCTTCATCGCATCAAACCCTTCATGAATGAAGAGATACGGCTCGAGTTCCTCCATCGTCAAACCGAACCAGTTTGCAAGGAAACGTTTCGTATAATATCGTCCTGTATGTGGCTGATCCGTCACGACGTACAGTTCCGTCCGATTACATGTCGAGACGATGACACTTTCAAAAATACTTTTTTCATCGCGCAATGCGACGACCGCTCCCTTCATCTCATGCTCCCCAAATGAGACTTGTTCGCGTATTGATACAGGCGCTGTTTTGTTATTCAAGCCGACCACTACGATATGCATGCGCTCTACCCCTTACGTCCAAAGATTTCGTTCCGATCTATCTTTTCGTTCTCTATCCTACATTATAACCATTATAAAAAAGATTCCAATCAATTTATAAACTAAAATGAGTCGAAGTTGTGAAATCTTCTTCATTTTTTCTCTTCTTCTACCTTATCCCTCTCTCATGAAAATCACAAACCCTCTGCTCCTAAAAAGGTCAGAGGGTTACACTTTACTTCAAGGATTCAGGTGATACCGTCACGTCCGGTACGTCGAGACGTTGCTGACGTAAACGATAGATCCGAGCGATATTTTGAATGACGACTTTTGTGACCGCATAGGTCGGAACTGCTAGGATGACACCAATGATTCCACCAATTTTCCCAGCAACGAGCAAGACGATGATGATCGTCAGCGGATGAACCTTGAGTGTTTTCCCTTGGACATAAGGAGAAATCAAGTTCGACTCGATTTGCTGCGCGACGACGATCGTGATGATCGCATAGACGGCTTTGATCGGATCATCGATGAACCCGACGATGACCGCTGGTACAGCACCGATGTAAGGTCCAAGATATGGAATGATGTTCGTGACCGTACAGAATAAGGCAAGCAGTAACGCATATTGAATATCTGAGATGAAGAAGCCAATCAATGACATGAGACCGACACAGATTGAGACGATAACCTGTCCATTGACATAATGCTTCACTGTCACGTGCATATCGTGCAAGATTTTACGCGTTTCTGTTTCATAGCTTTTCGGCAACAGCTTCACGACGGAATCCGGAAACTTATAGCCGTCAAGCAACATGTAAACTAAGATGAACGGCACTAAGACAATGATTAAGACGGTCGAAGAGATGACACCGAAAATCGTTCCGACAGACGTCGAGACAGACTTAAAGACTGTACCAATATACGACGTTGCTTCATTCGTCCACTTGTCAAATAAGTCCGTATTCTCGTGAACCCATGTCGAGATGAAACGATTGTCCATCAATTGATCGCGTAAGTTTAACGTCTGATCGCGCAATTCGATGACGAGCGTCGGAATGCTTGTCGCAAAATCCGTCACCTGCTCGACTAAGATCGGTCCGATCGAAGCGACAGCAATCGTCAGAATCGTGATGAAACCAAGCAAGACGATCAACACGGCAAGACCACGTTTCTTGACGCGTTTTTGCAATGCATCTACGATACCGAGCGTGAAATAATAGAAAATCCCCGCAATGATCAGCGGTGGGAAGATTAATGCCAGCATGACTTTAATCGGCTGGAATAAAAATGAGATCTTTGTACCGACCCAGATAACGAGAAAAATCACCAATACCCAGATTAATGCCTTAAACCATTTATTTCGAAGCAAATCCAAACCATTCACACTCCCATTTATTACATAGTCATTATAGCTATTCTTACACACTATATTACGAAATAATAGTTTTTTCATAAAACATATCTTATGTACCATACATAAAAAAAGCCTACGAAATCTTACTGATTTCATAGGCTTAACATCAATTCATAGTAAGCGATAAATGGCTTCCCACGCTGCATCGACGCCTTCTCCAGTCTCAGATGAGAAAGGAATCAATGTATCTTGACCATCAAATTGCAACTTACGTTTAATCGCCGCGATATGTTTATCACGTTGACTCTTCTTGATTTTATCGAGTTTTGTCGCAACGACGATGACCGGTAGATCGTAATACTTCAAGAAATCATACATCGTCACATCGTCCGCAGACGGATCGTGTCGGATGTCGACGAGCTGTACGACACCTTTGAGGATTTCCCGTTGTGTGAAGTACTTCTCCATCATTTTGCCCCACGCTTCACGCTCCGTCTTTGAGACTTTCGCATATCCGTAACCCGGTACATCAACGAACATGACTTCATCATTGATGTTGAAGAAGTTCAAGGTTTGCGTTTTACCTGGTTTCGAAGATGTCCGCGCGAGTGCTTTACGCTGGACCAGTTTATTGATGAAAGAGGACTTTCCGACGTTCGATCGCCCAGCGAGTGCCACTTCTGGCAACAATGGCTCCGGATAATGTTCCGGATTGACGCCACTCGTAATAAAATCAGCTTTATAAATTTTCATGTTACTCTCCTTTTAATGCATGTTCGAGCACTTGCTCCATCGTCGCGACCGGAATGAATTCCATTCCTGCGCGGACGCTTTCCGGGATATCATCGATGTCCCGCGTATTGTCTTGCGGTAGTAGAACGGTCGTCAAGCCCGCACGGTGTGCTGCGAGTGACTTCTCCTTTAGTCCACCGATTGGTAAGACACGTCCACGCAACGTGATTTCACCCGTCATTCCGACGTCTCGGCGAACCGGACGTTTTGTTAAAGCGGAAATCAATGCTGTCGCGAGTGTGATCCCAGCAGATGGACCATCTTTTGGTACGGCACCCTCAGGAACGTGGATGTGAATGTCTTGCGTTTCGTAGAAGTTCGGTTCGATGCCAAGGGACGTCGCATTCGCTCGGACGAAGCTGTACGCGGTCTGAGCCGACTCTTGCATGACATCCCCGAGTTTCCCGGTTAACTGCAATTTCCCTTTACCTGGAGCAAGGCTGACTTCGATCGTCAACGTATCGCCCCCAAAAGCAGTATACGCTAAACCAGTCACCGCGCCAATCATATCTTCGAGCTCGCCTTGACCATAGCGGTAAATCGGTTTGCCTAGGAAATCGTCCAGATTACGCTTCGTCACCGTCACCCGTTTCTTCTCACCCATCGCGATTTGTTTCGCTGCTTTCCGGCAAAGTGAGCCGAGGACACGTTCGAGATTCCGGACACCGGCTTCTCGTGTATAACGACGGACGACTTCTTCTAGCGCGTCTGCTTTGACCGTCAATTGGCTCTTTTTCAGACCGTGTTCAGCCAGTTGCTTCGATAAGAGATGACGAACGGCGATCTCCGTCTTCTCTTGTTCCGTATAGCCACCGATTTGAATCAGTTCCATACGGTCAAGCAACGGTCCGGGGATGTTTGAGACATCGTTCGCTGTCGCGATGAACAGAACGTTCGATAGATCGAACGGTTCTTCGATATAGTGATCGGAGAAGCTGTTGTTTTGTTCCGGATCAAGAACTTCGAGCATCGCGGACGACGGATCACCACGGAAGTCATTTGACATCTTATCGATCTCATCGAGCAGGAAGACCGGGTTGTTCGTTCTTGCTTGTTTTAAACCGCGAATGATCCGTCCTGGCATCGCACCGATATACGTCCGGCGATGTCCACGAATCTCCGCTTCGTCGCGCACGCCACCAAGTGAGACACGGACGAACTTCCGCTCAAGTGCTGTAGCAATCGAACGGGCAAGCGACGTTTTCCCGACTCCTGGAGGACCAGAAAGACAAAGAATCGGTCCACGCAATGAGTCGGTCAATTGACGAACGGCAAGATACTCAAGGATTCGTTCTTTGACCTTCTCTAGACCGTAATGGTCCTTTTCAAGCTGTTCCGAAGCAGCTGAGACGTTCAAGAAATCATCGGTTGCTTCATTCCACGGCAACGAGAAGAACCATTCGAGATAGTTGCGAATGACCCCATGTTCGGGACTCGTCGCCGGTACGACCGCTAAACGACTGATTTCCTTCTCGACGTTTGCAACCGTCGTTTCTGGTAAATCAAGCATCGCTAGCTGCTCCCGGTATTTCGTCGCATCGCTTTCAACAGAAGCCGACTCGCCACCGAGTTCTTGTTGAATCGTCTTCAATTGTTCCCGCAAGTAATACTCGCGTTGCGATTGTTCAATCGTCTTCTTCGTCCGTTCACGCATCTCACGTTCGAGTTCGACGACTTCATATTCGTGTTTCATGACATCAAGCAACATCAATCCTCGTTCGACCGGATCCTGTTGTTCGAGAAACTCCTGCTTCTTCGAAATATCGATTGGTAGCTTCGACGTAATATAGTCCGTCAATGAATCGAGGCGTTCGTATGTCTCGAACCGGCGACGTTCATCGGTTCCGATTCCTTTGATCCGGGAGACGAGTTGACCAAACTGTTCTTTGATGAGACGAACGAGCGCTTCTTGTTTCGCTCCTTTGATGTCCATCTTCTCGATTGGTTCAATGACGGCTTGATAACCCTCGTCCGTCTCCTCGACGTTTTCGATCCGGACGCGTTCCTTCCCGATGACGCGGACACGGACCGTATCATTCCCGAGTTCACTCATCTTCGCGATTTGAACGAGCGTACCAACCTGATGCAACCCGTCGACAGACGGCTCTGCTTCTGGATCACGCTGTGTGACGACGACGAGATCGATTTCGTGTTCCTTTGATGCAAGTAAGGCTTTCAAGGATACCGGACGCCCGACATCGATCGTCAATCCGATCAACGGATACGCGACGACACCTCGTAACGGTAAAAGTGGATATTGTTTTTTCTTCATTCGAATTCCTCCTAAACAAAAAGACTCGGAAAGGCGTACAAGTAGCCTCCGAGCCGATTTGTCACGGTGTTACGCCGTTTCTTTTTCTTTCCCATGTTCAATTGTACCATCTTTCAACTCAAGCGTTGGACCGCGTTTACCAGTCAACGTTTCTGCTGTAATGATGACTTTCGCGATGTCTTCACGCGATGGGATTTCGAACATGATATCAAGCATA
This region includes:
- a CDS encoding AI-2E family transporter, giving the protein MCKNSYNDYVINGSVNGLDLLRNKWFKALIWVLVIFLVIWVGTKISFLFQPIKVMLALIFPPLIIAGIFYYFTLGIVDALQKRVKKRGLAVLIVLLGFITILTIAVASIGPILVEQVTDFATSIPTLVIELRDQTLNLRDQLMDNRFISTWVHENTDLFDKWTNEATSYIGTVFKSVSTSVGTIFGVISSTVLIIVLVPFILVYMLLDGYKFPDSVVKLLPKSYETETRKILHDMHVTVKHYVNGQVIVSICVGLMSLIGFFISDIQYALLLALFCTVTNIIPYLGPYIGAVPAVIVGFIDDPIKAVYAIITIVVAQQIESNLISPYVQGKTLKVHPLTIIIVLLVAGKIGGIIGVILAVPTYAVTKVVIQNIARIYRLRQQRLDVPDVTVSPESLK
- the lon gene encoding endopeptidase La, with the protein product MKKKQYPLLPLRGVVAYPLIGLTIDVGRPVSLKALLASKEHEIDLVVVTQRDPEAEPSVDGLHQVGTLVQIAKMSELGNDTVRVRVIGKERVRIENVEETDEGYQAVIEPIEKMDIKGAKQEALVRLIKEQFGQLVSRIKGIGTDERRRFETYERLDSLTDYITSKLPIDISKKQEFLEQQDPVERGLMLLDVMKHEYEVVELEREMRERTKKTIEQSQREYYLREQLKTIQQELGGESASVESDATKYREQLAMLDLPETTVANVEKEISRLAVVPATSPEHGVIRNYLEWFFSLPWNEATDDFLNVSAASEQLEKDHYGLEKVKERILEYLAVRQLTDSLRGPILCLSGPPGVGKTSLARSIATALERKFVRVSLGGVRDEAEIRGHRRTYIGAMPGRIIRGLKQARTNNPVFLLDEIDKMSNDFRGDPSSAMLEVLDPEQNNSFSDHYIEEPFDLSNVLFIATANDVSNIPGPLLDRMELIQIGGYTEQEKTEIAVRHLLSKQLAEHGLKKSQLTVKADALEEVVRRYTREAGVRNLERVLGSLCRKAAKQIAMGEKKRVTVTKRNLDDFLGKPIYRYGQGELEDMIGAVTGLAYTAFGGDTLTIEVSLAPGKGKLQLTGKLGDVMQESAQTAYSFVRANATSLGIEPNFYETQDIHIHVPEGAVPKDGPSAGITLATALISALTKRPVRRDVGMTGEITLRGRVLPIGGLKEKSLAAHRAGLTTVLLPQDNTRDIDDIPESVRAGMEFIPVATMEQVLEHALKGE
- the yihA gene encoding ribosome biogenesis GTP-binding protein YihA/YsxC, coding for MKIYKADFITSGVNPEHYPEPLLPEVALAGRSNVGKSSFINKLVQRKALARTSSKPGKTQTLNFFNINDEVMFVDVPGYGYAKVSKTEREAWGKMMEKYFTQREILKGVVQLVDIRHDPSADDVTMYDFLKYYDLPVIVVATKLDKIKKSQRDKHIAAIKRKLQFDGQDTLIPFSSETGEGVDAAWEAIYRLL